One region of Mucilaginibacter sp. 14171R-50 genomic DNA includes:
- the mqnB gene encoding futalosine hydrolase produces the protein MKVLFVAATGMEVGRFVLDFGFRVMDAEKKNVYTIPDQKNSAGNTLLITGVGMVATAYSLGKELAANQYDLAINFGIAGSFDRSIELGDVVEVVHDNLSELGAEDNDSFLPVSVLGLGESEFRATQTIANIFKGSKTSPLLKNLKQVSSITVNTVHGEPDSIAKVQKRLNPQLESMEGAAFFYVCQHAGIPCVQIRAVSNYVEKRDKDNWKIGLAVKNLNAFMVELLNGLQVLQP, from the coding sequence ATGAAAGTTTTATTTGTTGCAGCTACCGGTATGGAGGTGGGGCGGTTTGTTTTGGATTTTGGGTTTCGTGTTATGGACGCAGAAAAGAAAAACGTATATACTATCCCCGATCAAAAAAACTCGGCCGGCAATACGTTGCTTATAACAGGTGTGGGTATGGTAGCAACCGCGTATTCACTGGGGAAAGAACTTGCTGCAAACCAATACGACCTGGCCATTAATTTTGGTATAGCGGGAAGTTTTGACCGCAGCATTGAACTGGGCGACGTGGTAGAGGTTGTTCACGATAACCTGTCGGAACTTGGTGCAGAAGACAATGATTCTTTTTTACCCGTAAGTGTACTGGGCCTTGGCGAAAGCGAATTTAGGGCTACCCAAACAATAGCTAATATCTTTAAAGGCTCAAAAACATCTCCGTTGTTAAAGAACCTGAAGCAGGTAAGTTCTATCACCGTAAACACTGTGCACGGCGAACCCGATTCTATCGCAAAAGTTCAAAAAAGATTAAACCCCCAGTTGGAAAGCATGGAAGGGGCAGCTTTTTTTTACGTATGCCAGCATGCGGGTATCCCGTGTGTGCAGATCAGGGCCGTGTCAAATTATGTTGAAAAGCGGGATAAAGACAATTGGAAGATAGGCCTTGCCGTTAAAAATCTGAACGCTTTTATGGTAGAACTGCTAAACGGTTTGCAAGTGTTACAACCGTAA
- a CDS encoding menaquinone biosynthesis family protein, producing MKLTIGFSPCPNDTFIFDALIHHKMDTEGLDFEVFYDDVETLNQKAFRGELDITKLSYHAFAYAADKYVLLDAGSALGFGVGPLLISDLEISVSDLEKGQIINRKSEIVDPLIAIPGKYTTANFLLSLAFPKAANKQELVFSDIENAVLDGGADIGLIIHENRFTYQDKGLRKIIDLGDYWEKRTGCAIPLGGIVANRNLPLDIQHKINRVIKRSVEFAFANPKSGLEYIRSHAQEMSEEVMYKHIDLYVNKFSIDLGAEGKKAVKLLFDTALEKGIIPNVSESLFLNP from the coding sequence ATGAAATTAACTATTGGCTTTTCGCCCTGCCCCAACGATACCTTTATATTCGACGCGCTGATACACCACAAGATGGATACCGAAGGGCTTGACTTTGAGGTGTTTTATGACGATGTGGAAACCCTTAACCAGAAAGCGTTTCGCGGCGAGCTGGATATCACCAAGCTAAGCTATCATGCCTTTGCCTACGCGGCAGATAAATATGTTTTGCTGGACGCGGGCAGCGCGCTGGGTTTTGGCGTTGGCCCTTTGTTGATTTCAGATCTGGAAATCTCGGTTTCGGATTTAGAGAAGGGGCAGATCATAAATCGTAAATCTGAAATCGTAGATCCTTTGATTGCTATACCCGGCAAATACACCACAGCAAATTTCTTATTGAGCCTGGCGTTTCCAAAGGCTGCCAACAAACAGGAACTTGTTTTCTCGGATATTGAGAACGCGGTTTTGGATGGCGGGGCTGATATAGGCCTTATCATCCACGAAAACCGCTTTACCTACCAGGATAAAGGCCTTCGTAAAATCATCGACCTGGGCGACTACTGGGAAAAACGTACCGGTTGCGCCATTCCGCTTGGTGGTATTGTAGCCAACCGCAATTTACCTTTAGATATTCAGCATAAAATAAACCGTGTTATCAAACGCTCGGTAGAATTTGCTTTTGCCAACCCAAAGTCAGGGCTGGAGTACATCCGCTCGCATGCGCAGGAGATGAGCGAGGAAGTAATGTACAAGCATATCGACCTGTATGTAAATAAGTTTTCGATCGATCTGGGTGCGGAAGGCAAAAAGGCGGTAAAGCTGCTGTTTGATACCGCATTGGAAAAAGGCATTATCCCCAATGTAAGCGAAAGTTTGTTTTTGAACCCCTAA
- a CDS encoding acyl-CoA dehydrogenase, translated as MQFELTEEHLLIRQAARDFAQTELKPGVIERDEHQKFPAEQVKKLGELGFLGMMVSPQYGGSGMDAISYSIVMEELSKVDASTSVVVSVNNSLVCYGLEKYGTEAQKQKFLVPLAQGEKIGAFCLSEPEAGSDATSQHTTAIDMGDHYLLNGTKNWITNGSTASTYIVMAQTDASKKHRGINALIVEKGMEGFTVGPKENKLGIRGSDTHSLMFTDVKVPKENRIGEDGFGFKFAMATLEGGRIGIASQALGIASGAYELSVQYAKERKAFGKPLADLQAIQFKLADMATEIEAARLLCYRAAWLKDNGLPYAQAASMAKLFASETAMRTTVEAVQIHGGYGFVKEYHVERLMRDAKITQIYEGTSEIQRIVISREVLK; from the coding sequence ATGCAATTTGAACTTACCGAAGAACACTTACTGATACGCCAGGCGGCGCGTGATTTTGCACAAACCGAACTTAAGCCCGGCGTTATTGAACGCGACGAGCACCAAAAATTTCCGGCAGAGCAGGTAAAAAAACTGGGGGAGCTGGGTTTTTTAGGTATGATGGTATCGCCGCAGTATGGCGGCAGCGGCATGGACGCCATATCGTATTCTATCGTTATGGAAGAACTATCAAAGGTTGACGCTTCAACCTCGGTAGTGGTATCGGTTAATAATTCGCTGGTTTGCTACGGTTTAGAAAAATATGGTACCGAAGCCCAGAAACAGAAATTTTTGGTACCCCTGGCCCAGGGCGAAAAAATAGGCGCATTTTGCCTGAGCGAACCGGAGGCCGGTTCGGACGCCACATCGCAGCACACCACCGCAATTGACATGGGCGATCATTACCTGTTAAACGGCACTAAAAACTGGATCACCAACGGCAGTACCGCATCTACCTATATTGTAATGGCGCAAACCGATGCCAGCAAGAAACACCGCGGCATAAACGCGCTTATAGTTGAAAAAGGGATGGAAGGCTTTACAGTGGGCCCAAAAGAAAACAAGCTGGGCATCCGCGGTTCAGATACGCATTCCCTTATGTTTACCGATGTTAAGGTCCCTAAAGAGAACCGCATTGGTGAAGACGGCTTCGGCTTCAAGTTCGCGATGGCTACGCTTGAAGGCGGGCGTATCGGCATAGCCTCGCAGGCCCTGGGCATAGCCTCGGGCGCTTACGAACTATCTGTGCAATATGCTAAAGAACGTAAAGCCTTTGGCAAACCCCTGGCCGACCTGCAGGCCATCCAGTTTAAGCTGGCCGATATGGCCACCGAGATAGAAGCTGCGCGCCTGCTTTGCTACCGGGCGGCATGGCTTAAAGATAATGGCCTGCCTTATGCGCAGGCAGCATCAATGGCTAAGCTTTTCGCTTCGGAAACCGCTATGCGCACTACAGTGGAAGCGGTGCAAATACACGGGGGCTATGGTTTTGTGAAAGAATACCACGTAGAACGCCTGATGCGTGACGCTAAAATCACCCAGATATACGAGGGTACATCTGAAATTCAGCGCATTGTCATATCGCGTGAAGTTTTAAAATAG
- a CDS encoding 6-carboxytetrahydropterin synthase: MIHITRKEHFNAAHRMYREEWSAEKNQEVFGKCANPNWHGHNYNLFVTVKGEVTHATGYLIDLKELKTIIHEYVIEKLDHKNINLDVEFMAGIMASTELLCIGIFNQLKGPIEAYPGVFLHSVRLYETENNSAEYFGG; this comes from the coding sequence ATGATACATATTACGCGCAAAGAACATTTTAACGCAGCACACCGCATGTACCGCGAGGAATGGAGCGCAGAGAAAAACCAGGAAGTTTTTGGCAAATGCGCCAATCCCAACTGGCATGGGCACAACTACAATTTGTTTGTAACCGTAAAGGGCGAGGTTACCCATGCTACCGGCTATTTGATAGACCTGAAAGAACTTAAAACCATTATACACGAGTACGTCATAGAAAAACTCGATCATAAAAACATCAACTTGGATGTAGAGTTTATGGCAGGTATAATGGCATCTACCGAGTTGCTGTGCATTGGCATATTTAACCAGCTGAAAGGTCCTATCGAAGCCTATCCCGGTGTATTTTTACACTCGGTACGATTGTACGAAACAGAAAATAACTCGGCCGAATACTTTGGCGGATAA
- a CDS encoding TlpA disulfide reductase family protein: MIKRILFSAVLVTALTHITAAQTKLKPGIWRGALITASAHQIPFNFEVSNTAGKQELAIINNTEHFKVTSLSARGDSMFIQMPLFDSEFRLKQDGDRLTGHYIKHLGDRDVLMNFTATAGTPWRFFETPAKTNYNVSGRWSAIIGDSTGRDTTVGEFKQAGQRVTGTFLTTTGDYRFLDGTVSGDSLYLSCFDGGHAFLFTAKISDNNTLTDGKFFSGLTGTDVWAAVRDENAKLPDAYSLSALKPGYKKLAFSFKDINGKQVSLSDDRFKNKVVIVQIMGSWCPNCMDETAYMVNYYKKYRPKGVEVIGLAYERTNDFARSQRTLAQLKNRFDIPYPLLITGYTSNKEETAKSLPALTKVVGFPTTIIIDKKGDVRKIHTGFSGPGTGEHYTAFISEFEKLTDDLLAER; encoded by the coding sequence ATGATAAAAAGGATATTATTCAGCGCGGTACTGGTTACCGCGCTTACGCATATAACAGCAGCCCAAACTAAACTTAAACCTGGTATTTGGCGGGGTGCATTAATAACTGCAAGTGCGCACCAGATACCTTTTAATTTTGAGGTAAGCAACACAGCCGGCAAACAAGAACTGGCCATCATCAATAATACAGAGCATTTCAAAGTAACCAGCCTATCAGCCCGGGGAGATTCTATGTTTATACAGATGCCATTGTTTGATTCCGAATTCAGGTTGAAACAAGATGGCGATAGGCTAACGGGGCACTATATAAAGCATTTGGGCGACCGTGACGTACTCATGAACTTTACCGCGACGGCCGGTACGCCATGGCGCTTTTTTGAAACACCTGCCAAAACAAATTATAATGTTAGCGGTCGCTGGTCGGCAATTATTGGTGATTCCACCGGGCGCGACACTACCGTTGGCGAATTTAAACAGGCTGGGCAAAGGGTTACCGGTACGTTCCTGACCACCACCGGCGATTACCGATTTTTAGATGGCACGGTATCCGGCGATAGCTTGTACCTGTCGTGCTTTGATGGCGGGCACGCCTTCCTTTTTACTGCTAAGATCAGCGATAACAATACCTTAACCGATGGTAAGTTTTTTTCGGGCCTGACCGGTACAGACGTTTGGGCCGCCGTAAGGGACGAGAACGCTAAGCTGCCGGATGCGTATTCGCTATCCGCATTAAAACCCGGTTATAAAAAATTGGCTTTCAGCTTTAAAGATATTAACGGCAAGCAGGTTTCGTTAAGCGATGACCGTTTTAAAAATAAAGTAGTGATTGTTCAGATCATGGGGTCGTGGTGCCCAAATTGCATGGACGAAACCGCCTATATGGTTAATTACTACAAAAAGTACCGGCCTAAGGGCGTAGAGGTTATTGGCCTGGCTTATGAGCGCACCAATGATTTCGCCAGATCACAGCGTACGCTGGCGCAGTTAAAAAACCGTTTTGATATCCCCTACCCCCTGTTGATAACGGGCTACACCAGCAACAAGGAAGAAACTGCCAAAAGCCTGCCGGCACTAACCAAAGTAGTAGGCTTCCCCACCACCATCATTATCGATAAAAAGGGCGATGTACGAAAAATACACACCGGATTTAGCGGCCCGGGCACAGGTGAACATTACACCGCTTTTATCAGCGAGTTTGAAAAGCTGACGGATGACCTGCTGGCGGAAAGGTAG
- the folE gene encoding GTP cyclohydrolase I FolE: protein MIDDQNIPDRDEGINGYQKIDRYNPELIQNLSASYLDVLKQIGENPDREGLLKTPERIAKAMLYLTHGYDLDAKEILNSAMFKEEYSQMVIVKDIEVYSMCEHHMLPFFGKAHIAYIPNGYVVGLSKIPRIVDVFARRLQVQERLTNEIRDCIQETLNPLGVGVVIECRHLCMSMRGVQKQNSATTTSAFTGEFLKEKTRTEFLNLISSKLS, encoded by the coding sequence ATGATTGACGACCAAAATATTCCTGACCGGGACGAAGGTATAAACGGGTACCAAAAAATTGACCGGTACAACCCCGAGCTTATTCAAAACCTGTCTGCCAGTTATCTTGATGTATTAAAACAGATTGGTGAAAACCCCGATCGTGAAGGATTACTTAAAACACCCGAGCGTATTGCGAAAGCCATGCTTTACCTTACCCACGGGTACGACCTGGATGCAAAAGAGATCCTGAACTCGGCGATGTTTAAGGAAGAGTACAGCCAAATGGTGATCGTAAAGGATATTGAGGTGTACTCTATGTGCGAGCACCACATGCTGCCTTTTTTCGGCAAGGCGCATATCGCCTATATCCCAAATGGCTACGTAGTAGGGTTAAGTAAAATACCACGGATAGTTGACGTTTTTGCCCGAAGGCTTCAGGTTCAGGAGCGTTTAACCAACGAGATACGCGATTGCATACAAGAAACACTTAACCCATTGGGTGTTGGCGTGGTAATTGAGTGCAGGCACTTGTGCATGAGCATGCGCGGTGTGCAAAAACAAAACTCGGCAACTACCACATCGGCGTTTACGGGCGAGTTTTTAAAAGAAAAAACCAGAACAGAGTTTTTAAACTTAATTTCATCTAAGCTTAGTTGA